The Sulfitobacter sp. SK011 genome contains the following window.
TCGGCATATTGCCTTGGCTCAATGACGTGGGGCACGCAGAACACCGCCGCCGAGGGCCATGCCCAGATTGACCGGGCATTGGATACAGGCATCAACTTTGTCGATACGGCTGAAATGTATCCGGTCAACCCGGTCAGCGCTGATACCACAGGGCGTACTGAGGACATCATCGGCCAGTGGGTAGCCAAGACCGGGCGGCGCGCTGACATGGTTCTGGCCACCAAACATTCGGGTGAAGGGCTGGGTCATGTGCGCGACGGCGCACCGATTTCATCAGCCACAATTGCGCAGACCATTGAGGGATCGCTAAGGCGGCTGCAGTCAGATTACATTGATCTCTATCAGTTTCACTGGCCAAACCGGGGCAGCTATATGTTCCGCAAGAACTGGACGTATGATCCGTCGGGTCAGGTGCGTGCTGACACCATCGCACACATGGAAGACGCGCTGGGCGCATTGCAGCGCGAGGTTGAACGGGGCACCATCCGCGCCTTTGGGCTGAGCAACGAAAGCGCCTGGGGCTTGACGCAATGGGCGACGGTTGCCGCGCGTGTGGGTGGGCCCCGCCCCATTTCGGTGCAGAACGAATATTCGCTGATGTGCAGGATGGCAGATACGGATGTGGCGGAAACCTGCGTGAACGAAGACATTGACATGCTGTCGTTTTCGCCTTTGGCTGCCGGGCTTTTGACCGGGAAATATCAAGATGGGGCAGTGCCTGACGGGTCACGCATGTCGCTGAACGGTGATCTGGGCGGCCGCAGGACCGATCGCGCATTTGAGGCTGTTTCCGCCTATTTGCAGGTCGCTAA
Protein-coding sequences here:
- a CDS encoding aldo/keto reductase — protein: MKMNDLGQSGIKVSAYCLGSMTWGTQNTAAEGHAQIDRALDTGINFVDTAEMYPVNPVSADTTGRTEDIIGQWVAKTGRRADMVLATKHSGEGLGHVRDGAPISSATIAQTIEGSLRRLQSDYIDLYQFHWPNRGSYMFRKNWTYDPSGQVRADTIAHMEDALGALQREVERGTIRAFGLSNESAWGLTQWATVAARVGGPRPISVQNEYSLMCRMADTDVAETCVNEDIDMLSFSPLAAGLLTGKYQDGAVPDGSRMSLNGDLGGRRTDRAFEAVSAYLQVAKNHGLDPVHMALAWCAARPFMGSVIFGATSMDQLNVALGAADITLSDEVTAELDTVNRAHPLPY